The Anabrus simplex isolate iqAnaSimp1 chromosome 1, ASM4041472v1, whole genome shotgun sequence genome window below encodes:
- the LOC136858209 gene encoding beta-1,4-N-acetylgalactosaminyltransferase bre-4-like, which yields MKTFCRKEWTSNLSFTLLIVAKMCVKLRIMLFSSCNIFKILLTLILLRFLLHCLNPGRFSSSYPFINEDDILNELEPSPFAVVLAEKTNKPLCVLKLNNLSNSLQYPSKSVSDSDVTDLSSKLDIKAGGSWEPSQCVSQYHIAVVVPFRNRSSQLQIFLSYMHPFLQNQLLSYRIFVVEQSMKKPFNRAKLFNIGYVEALKILPFHCFIFHDVDLIPQRLRNVYACTHHPRHMSSSLNTFRYNLPYQGLFGGGVAILQKHFDLVNGFSNIFFGWGGEDDDFYNRVRNRGLQICRFPPHIARYIMLSHTKESPNKSRFINLYSGMDRFDTDGLNNLKYNLRSISYQPLYTWILVDI from the coding sequence ATGAAAACTTTCTGCAGAAAAGAATGgacttctaatttgtcatttactcTACTGATTGTAGCGAAGATGTGTGTGAAACTACGGATTATGCTTTTTTCAAGCtgcaatattttcaaaatattactgaCCCTCATTTTATTAAGATTTCTCTTGCACTGTCTCAATCCTGGTCGTTTTTCTTCATCATACCCATTCATTAATGAGGATGACATTTTAAATGAGCTGGAGCCATCTCCATTTGCTGTGGTATTGGCTGAAAAAACTAATAAGCCTTTGTGTGTATTAAAATTGAATAACCtgagcaactctctccaatatcctAGTAAAAGTGTGAGTGATTCTGATGTAACTGATTTGAGCTCTAAACTTGACATTAAAGCTGGTGGAAGTTGGGAACCCTCCCAGTGTGTATCCCAGTATCACATTGCTGTTGTTGTGCCCTTTCGAAATCGCTCATCTCAATTGCAGATATTTCTTTCATATATGCATCCATTTCTTCAGAATCAGTTGTTAAGTTACCGTATATTTGTTGTTGAGCAAAGTATGAAAAAACCTTTCAATCGTGCTAAACTTTTTAATATTGGGTATGTTGAAGCTTTGAAAATTTTACCTTTCCATTGCTTTATTTTTCATGATGTAGACCTAATACCTCAAAGATTACGTAATGTATATGCTTGTACTCATCACCCCCGCCACATGTCGTCTAGTCTGAACACATTTCGATATAACTTACCTTATCAAGGTCTATTTGGTGGTGGTGTAGCAATTTTACAAAAGCACTTTGATCTAGTCAATGGGTTCTCTAATATATTCTTTGGATGGGGTGGAGAGGATGATGACTTTTACAATCGTGTTCGTAACAGGGGCTTACAAATATGTCGATTTCCCCCACATATCGCAAGGTACATTATGCTGTCACATACCAAAGAATCTCCTAATAAGAGCCGTTTCATTAACCTTTATTCTGGAATGGATCGTTTTGACACAGATGGACTGAATAACTTAAAATATAATCTACGCAGTATTTCCTATCAACCTCTTTACACTTGGATTCTTGTTGACATATAA